A section of the Deinococcus hopiensis KR-140 genome encodes:
- a CDS encoding replication initiator protein A: MGNEPPERISELDLSRIGVISVLRNLPITATEWEEEFQIGSIEYRVKGRAALGRPHGIDADVLLAVQTLFFWAGCPDNGLVETTPYGLLKLSGHGTNGEMYARLKESLLRTEGVRWTHSRYEWNTARSQAKIETSITGLFSQVDMREALRTSVGTQELDPEATLRIYLTPAFASSIRAGAYQLLDAEMLERLGQPGARSLYRVLQAHRVQLDGSLAGELSVTLSDWLSACGITGRIDSAKDTLHRAHERMIQNGYLRDVAWAGRGMKTRLTYYFHRTHADPELVALLLEQGVTRPVAEALVTDHPDRIRPAVEAVKARMSNGYVPRSRAAVMVDAVRRPDRYIEEKKPVLVSTAAGTRAGSAPRRKAAVLGQQLPLLTVPEQPADRREALISAFKMLFRRDLTADEREGLSALSEEGMTALSSALMGRKKDLVLAMLGGLGPLD, translated from the coding sequence CGCAACCTTCCAATAACTGCAACGGAATGGGAAGAGGAATTCCAGATCGGATCCATCGAATACCGGGTCAAAGGCCGTGCAGCGCTTGGACGTCCGCACGGCATCGATGCCGACGTCCTGCTGGCCGTTCAGACGCTCTTTTTCTGGGCAGGGTGTCCTGACAACGGTCTGGTGGAGACCACGCCCTACGGCCTGCTGAAGCTAAGTGGACACGGAACCAACGGGGAAATGTACGCGCGTCTTAAAGAGAGCCTGCTGCGTACCGAGGGTGTGCGCTGGACCCACAGCCGCTACGAGTGGAATACCGCGCGCTCACAGGCCAAAATCGAGACAAGCATCACCGGTCTGTTCTCACAGGTCGACATGCGCGAAGCGCTCCGAACGTCCGTGGGAACGCAAGAACTTGACCCTGAGGCCACGCTGCGCATCTACCTGACGCCCGCCTTCGCCTCCAGTATCCGAGCAGGCGCTTATCAGTTGCTGGACGCGGAGATGCTCGAACGCCTGGGTCAACCTGGAGCGCGCAGCCTCTACCGCGTCTTACAGGCCCACCGCGTACAACTGGACGGCTCTCTGGCCGGAGAGCTGAGCGTCACCCTCAGCGACTGGCTCTCCGCATGCGGCATCACCGGGCGCATCGACAGTGCCAAAGACACCCTGCACCGGGCCCATGAGCGCATGATCCAGAACGGCTACCTGCGTGACGTGGCGTGGGCCGGACGCGGCATGAAGACGCGCCTGACGTACTACTTCCACAGGACCCACGCTGATCCCGAACTGGTGGCGCTCCTTCTGGAACAGGGGGTGACCCGCCCCGTCGCTGAAGCGCTTGTGACCGATCATCCTGACCGTATCCGGCCTGCCGTTGAAGCCGTCAAAGCGCGGATGAGCAACGGTTACGTTCCACGGAGCCGGGCCGCTGTGATGGTCGATGCAGTTCGGCGCCCGGACCGCTATATCGAAGAAAAAAAGCCAGTGCTTGTCAGCACGGCCGCCGGCACCAGAGCGGGGTCCGCTCCACGCCGCAAGGCGGCCGTGCTGGGCCAGCAGCTTCCCCTGCTGACCGTCCCGGAACAACCTGCAGATCGCCGCGAGGCGCTGATCAGCGCCTTCAAGATGCTGTTCCGGCGGGATCTGACGGCAGACGAACGTGAGGGGTTGAGCGCGCTTTCCGAAGAAGGCATGACGGCCCTGAGCAGTGCCCTGATGGGCAGAAAAAAAGACCTGGTCCTGGCGATG